ACTTCTCGCCGATCTTCGCGCTGTCATCCGCCATCACAAGCTCTCCGCTGCCGCTCGTCCGTTCAATCCCGTGCGAATTCCGCGCCTCCGCCCACCGACCGTCCGGGGCCGGCTTGGCGCGGGCTTCGCCCCGTGGGATATAAGGCGTCGACCGGTTCCCGCCAAGCACCGCGTCCAAAGGCTTACGCGGCTTTCAGGTACCCCATCAGGGAGGGGGATTTGACGGAATCACGGCTGGTGACCGCGCCCGGCGACTATGATCGCTGGAACAGCCTGCCGCAGATGTTCTTCGAACAGGCGCGGCGCACGCCCGATGTCCCCTTCCTGTGGCAGAAGGTGGGGGGCGCGTGGGTTCCCACCCGCTACGGCCAGGCGGCCAGCCAGGTCCGCCGTCTCGCCCGCGGGCTGGCGGCCTTCGGGCTCAAGCCCGGCGAGCGGGTCGTGCTGCTCTCGGAAAGCCGGCCCGAATGGGCCATCGCCGATCTCGCCATCATGACGGCGCGCGGCATCACCGTTCCGGCCTATGTCACCAACACCATCACCGACCATCACCATGTGCTGACCCACAGCGGTGCGGCGGCCGTGATCGTCTCGACCAAGGCGCTGTCGACCCGCCTGCTGCCGGCGGCGATCATGGCGCCCGAGCTGCGCTGGATCGTGGCGATCGAGGATCTGGGCCTGGCGCAGCGCCCGGCCAAGCCGGTCTTCGCCTGGAGCCAGGTCCTGACCACGGGCGATGCCGCGCCGGACCAGGTCGATGAGCGCCTGGCCGCCACGAAGCGCACAGACACAGCCTGTTTCATCTATACCTCCGGCACCGGCGGCACGCCCAAGGGCGTGATGCTGAGCCATGGCGCCATCATCGCCAATTGCCGCGGCGCCTTCGGCGTGCTGTCGGAGCTCAATCTCAGCCACGAGCTGTTCCTCTCCTTCCTGCCGCTGTCGCACGCCTATGAGCATACGGCGGGACTCTATTTCCCGATCTCGATCGGCGCCGAGATCTATTACGCCGAGAGCATCGACAAGCTGACGGAGAACATCGGCGAGATCCGGCCCACCATCATGACCGCCGTGCCGCGGCTCTATGAGGCGATGCATCGGCGCATCCAGCGCGGACTGGTCCATGCAGCCCCCTCCAAGCGCCGCTGGTTCGATCGCGCGCTGGCCCTGGGCCGGCGCAAGGCGCTCAACCTGGCGCCGCTCTCGCCGGTCGAGCGGCTCCTGGATCTCGCCTGCGATATCCTGGTGCGGCGCAAGGTCCGGGCGCGGTTCGGCGGCCGCCTCAAGGCCTTCGTCTCCGGCGGGGCCGCGCTCAATCCCGATATCGGCGCCTTCTTCCTGGCGCTGGGCCTGCGCATCCTCCAGGGCTACGGCCAGACCGAGGCGGCGCCGGTGATCTCGGTCAACCGGCTGGGCCGGGTGCGGATCGACACGGTGGGACCGGCGATCGACGGCGTCGAAATCAGGCTCGCCGAGGATGGCGAGATCCTGGTGCGCGGCGAAGTGGTGATGCAGGGCTATTGGCGCGACGAGGAAGCGACCGCCAAGGCCATCCATGAGGGCTGGCTCTATACCGGCGACATCGGCACGCTCGACAAGGACGGCTATCTCAGGATCACCGACCGCAAGAAGGACCTGATCAAGCTTTCGGGCGGCGACAACATCTCGCCCGCCCGGGTCGAAGGCTTCCTGGTGGCGCAGCCCGAGATCGGCCAGGCGATGGTGTGGGGCGAGCACCGGCCGCATCTGGTGGCGTTGCTGGTGCCGGAAACCGAGTTCCTCGCCCAATGGTCGGAACGCCATCGGAAACCGGGCGAGCTGGCCCAGTTGCATGAGGATCCGGAGGTCGCCAGGAGCCTGGGCGAGGCGGTCGCGCGCGTGAATGCCAGCCTCTCGGCGGTCGAGCGCATCCGCCGCTACACCGTGGCGCCCGAGGGCTTCACCATCGAGAACGGCATGCTGACGCCCTCGCTCAAGATCAAGCGCCACAAGATCCGCGAGCGATTTGGGCCGCTGATCGACGCGCTCTATGAGCGGTGAGGGAGTGTGAGGCGAGTGAATCCCCTCCCCCAGCTTTTGGGGGAGGGTTGGGGAGGGGGCTGCTCGGTATCGGCCCCTTGGCATCCCGACGCAATCCTGGACCGAGTCATCCCCCTCCCTGCCCTCCCCCAAAAGTTGGGGGAGGGGATAGTCCGAAGAAGTTCGGGTTTGTCTTTCTAATCCCCTCCCCGCTTCCGGCAGGACTGTCCGGGGAACGGACTCAAGGGATTCAAACGACTCATTTTTATTGTTCTAAGTCTCGCACGCCCACGGATCACGTCTAATCCATATGCGCCAACACTTTGATACGATTCATGAAAACTTTCCCCGGACACTCCTGCGCTTCCGGGGGAGGGTCAGGGAGGGGGCTGCTCGATCTCCGGTCAGCCGCCGATGAGCGTGCAGGTCACCTTGCCCGCCGTCAGCGTGCCCTTGTCTTCGGTATAGGTGTTGGAACCCTCGGCGTCGGTGATGACGAGCTGCTTGCCGTCGTCGGTGAAGGTGCCGATCTTCTGCGTGCCCGCCGCGGTCTGGTCCTTGGGATCGACCATATAGGCCTCGTCGCCGCTCAGGCGCAGATTGCCGATCGCGCCGCTGTCGTCCTTGCAGGCATATTCGCGATCCTTGATCAGGGGCGGACCGCCGGGAACGGTCAGGGTACCGTCGTCCGCGATCGTCAAGGTCTGGTCGCCTTGCGGCATCTTCAGCGTGATCGTCTTCCCGCTGACGACATAGTCGAAATCGCCGCCACCCCCGACGGTGTCGACCGTCACCTTGCCGTTCGAATGGAAGTTCAGCGACATCAGCCCGTTCTTGTCGGAGTAGGAGCCCCCGAAATCGGGCTTCGAATCGCAAGCCGCCAGCAGCAACGCCGCCACCATCGCAGCCAGAGCCGCTCTACGCATCGCCATGTGCATTCATTCCTTTGTCATTTTCGTCGGCGCCCACCCAGCGGCGACGCTTCAAGCCGATGCGAGGCTCACAAAGCTCCCGCCCACCCCGGTCTCGGGGCAGTGCCAGCATCGGATTGAAGGGGGAAAGACTTTCGGCGGGACTTGCGCCGCAGGCACACTCACTTCCAGCATCGCGTGACGCTGTCGACAGTTTCTACCCGCGCTCGCGAGCTGCGGCCACAAGCCACTGCAGTATGATCGGGATTGAGTTACGATCGCAATCGCAATTGGGACATGTGACCGCTCCACCGACGATGATGGGTCCGATCGATGCGACGCCGTGAGATGCTGAAGCTATCGGTGGCGATATTGGCAGCCGGATTGTCCTACGACAGTGCTTCCGTGCGCGCGGACGATGCGCTCGTCCTTCATAAGGATCCGGCCTGCGGCTGCTGCACCGGTCACGCCGACTATCTGAGAGCCCACGGCTTCGCGGTGACCGTCGTCGAGACGCCCGACCTCGACTCGCTCCGGCGCCAGCATGGCGTGCCGGAAGCGCTCGCCGGCTGTCACACCATTCTCGCGGACGGCTATGTGATCGAGGGGCATGTGCCGGTCGAACCGATCCGGCGCCTGCTGTCGGAACGTCCCGACATCGTCGGCATCGCGCTGGCCGGCATGCCGATGGGCTCGCCCGGCATGGGCGGCGAGAAGACGGCGCCCTTCGTCATCTATCGGATCGAACGCGAAGCCGGGGCCGACGCGCCCAAGGTCTTCGCCATCGAATGAGGGCCGGCGCTCAGTCGACGCCGTAATAGCGCTTGTACCATTCGACCGTGCGGGGAATGCCTTCCTCGATGGGCGTGCGCGGCATGAAGCCCAGATCGCGCGTCGAGGCGCTGATATCGGCATAGGTCACATGGACGTCGCCCGGCTGCATCGGCGCGTCCTCGACCTTGGCCGGCTTGCCGCAGGCCGCTTCGACCACCTTGACGAAATCGCGCACGTCGACGGTGCGATGATTGCCGAGATTATAGATCGCATAGGGCAGCCCCTCGCGGTCCTTGGCAGGCGGACGGTCCAATGCCGCCAGCACGCCCGCCACGATGTCGTCGATATAGGTGAAGTCGCGCTTCAGATTGCCGCCATTGAAGAGCCACAGCTTGTTGCCGCGCATCACCGCGTCGATGAAGAGCAGGGCCGCCATGTCGGGCCGGCCCCAGGGCCCGTAGACCGTGAAGAAGCGCAAGCCCGTCGTCGGGATGCCGTAGAGATGGCTGTAGGTCGCGGCGATATGCTCGGCCGCGCGCTTGGAGGCGGCGTAGAGCGAGCGCGGGCGGTCGGCGCGGTTGTCGAGGGAGAAGGGCACCTCCTTGCTGTCGCCATAGACCGAGGAGCTGCTGGCGAAGACCAGATGCTTGAAGTCGGGGAGCTGGCGCACCGCCTCGACCATCGCCAGCTGACCGTCGATATTGCTGCGGATGAACTCCCAGGGATGGGTGATCGACCGGCGCACGCCAGGCTGGCCCGCCATATGCAGCACCCGGTCGATGCTGGCATAGCCCTCGAACAGGGCCGCCAGCGCCTTCGGATCGCCCACATCCAGGTCGTGAAAGCTGAAATCGTCGCGTTTCAGCAGCGCCTGGACCCGCGCCTGCTTCAGGGCGGGATCGTAGAAATGGATGAAGTTATCGACGCCCACGACTCGCTCGCCGCGGTCGAGCAGCGCGTTGACCAGGTGAAAGCCGATGAAGCCGGCGGCGCCGGTAACGAGGACGGTCATGAAATGTCCGCAAACCCGGGTGGGAACGTAAGGATATAGCCGAGCCGGCGCCGTAAATCATCCAACGTTACCAAGCCGCGGAAAAGCCCGGGCCGCCCCGCCCATTCATTGCAGGCGGACGGGCGCTCGGCTAGCTTCACGCAGAATCAACAGGCATAACTTGGCAACAACGACAATCCGGAACACCCGCCCTGGTCCGGCGGCGTCGAATCCGGTCCCAAGGGAGAGATATGGCTCAGCCAGCGATCATCACCGTCGCCATTACCGGGAGCCAGCCGACCAAGGCGCAGAACCCGGCCGTGCCCGTGACCCCGGCCGAGCAGATCGAGAGCACCCACGAGGCCTTCGAGGCCGGCGCCGCCCTGGTCCATATCCATGTGCGCGACGACGAGGGCCGCTCCTCCTCGGATGCTGACCGCTTCGCCCGGGTTCAGGAAGGCATCCGCCGCCACTGTCCGGGCATGATCGTCCAGTTCTCGACCGGGGGGCGCGGGCGCGACCCGTCCGAGCGCGGCTCGTCGCTCAAGCACCGGCCGGACATGGCGTCGCTCGCCACCGGCTCGGTCAATTTCGCCACCATCATCTATGAGAACCCACCGCAACTGATCGACGGGCTGGCGCAGACCATGCTGGCGCATGAGATCAAGCCCGAGATCGAGATCTTCGACCTGGCGATGCTCTATAACGCCCGCGAGCTGGTCGACCGGGGCCTGCTGAAGCCGCCGGTCCATGTCCAGTTCGTCATGGGCATTCCCGGCGCCCTCCCGGCGCGCGAGAAAGTGCTGGATTTCCTGATCGGCGAGCTGGCGGAGTTCCTGCCGGGCGCGACCTGGACCGCCGCGGCCACCGGCCGTCATCAGCTCGAGGCCAACCGCTGGGCACTCGCCAAGGGCGGTCACTTGCGCACGGGCCTCGAGGACAACATCTATTACGCCAAGGGCCGGCTTGCCGCGAGCAATGCCGAGCTGGTGGCCCGGGCCGCTGCGCTCTGCGCCGAGATGGGTCGTCCGCCGGCAAATCCCGCCGAGGCACGGAACCTTTTGGGCCTCCGGCCCGCTTCATGAGGCTCCCATGAGATTGGCGACCGTCAGCCTCGACGACAAATACACCGCTGAAAGCGGTCGCATCTTCCTGACCGGCACCCAGGCGCTGGTGCGCCTGCCGATGATGCAGCGCCGGCGCGACGAGGCGGCGGGCCTCAACACGGCGGCCTTCGTCACCGGCTATCGCGGCTCGCCGCTTGGCGGGCTCGATATGGCCATGGGACAGGCCCACAAGTTCCTCGAGCGCCACCACATCCGCTTCCAGGCGGGCGTGAACGAGGATCTGGCGGCGACCGCCGTCTGGGGCACGCAGCAGCTCGATCTCTTCGGCGATTCCAACTATGACGGCGTCTTCGCCCTCTGGTATGGCAAGGGCCCCGGCGTCGACCGCTCCGGCGACGCGCTGCGCCATGCCAATCTCGCCGGCACCGCCAGGCATGGCGGCGTGCTGGCGCTGGCCGGCGACGATCACACCTGCAAATCCTCGACCACCGCGCACCAGACCGAATTCGCCTTCATGGATGCGCAGATCCCGGTGCTGAACCCGGCGGGCGTGCAGGAGTTCCTCGATCTGGGCCTCCATGGCATCGCCCTCTCGCGCTATTCCGGTTGCTGGGTCGCGTTGAAATGCGTCGCCGACACGGTCGAGAGCTCGGCCTCGGTCTCGGTCGATCCGCACCGCGTCCAGATCGTCGCCCCGACCGATTTCGACATGCCCGCGGGCGGCCTCAATATCCGCCTCCCCTCCTCGCCCTTCGCCTCGGTCCAGGCGCTGGAGCAGGAGATGCGGCTGCATAAGTTCAAGCTGAAGGCGGTGCTGGCCTATGCCCGCGCCAACCAGCTCGACCGCGCGGTGATCGACGGGCCGAAGCGCCGGCTCGGCATCGTCACCACCGGCAAATCCTATCTCGATCTGCGCCAGGCGCTGGACGATCTCGGCATCGACGAGGCCCATGCCGAGGAAGTGGGCCTGAGCGTCTACAAGGTCGGGCTGGTCTGGCCGCTCGAGCCCGAGAACCTCAAGCGATTCGCCGAAGGCCTCGAGGAGATCCTGGTGGTCGAGGAGAAGCGGCCGCTGCTCGAGGACCAGATCAAGACTATCCTCTATGACGCGCCGGCCGGCCGCCGGCCGCGCGTCATCGGCAAATATGACGAAAGCGGCGAATGGATCCTGCCCTCGGCCGACGAGCTCTCCCCCGCCATGATCGCGCGCGTCATCGCCAAGCGCATCAAGCGCTTCTATGACAGCCCGCGGATCGAGGAGCGGCTGGGTTTCCTCGAGGCCAAGGAGAAGGCGCTCGAAGGCTACAAGCCCGCCATCAAGCGCGTCGCCTATTTCTGCTCGGGCTGCCCGCACAACACCTCGACGCGCGTGCCCGACGGCAGCCGCGCGCTGGCCGGCATCGGCTGCCATTACATGGCGCAGTGGATGGACCGGAACACCGACACCTTCACCCAGATGGGCGGCGAGGGCGCCACCTGGATCGGCCAGGCGCCGTTCTCGAAGACGCCGCACGTCTTCCAGAACCTCGGCGACGGCACCTATTTCCATTCGGGTTCGCTGGCGATCCGCGCCGCGGTGGGGGCCGGCGTCAACATCACCTACAAGCTCCTCTATAACGACGCGGTCGCGATGACCGGCGGCCAGCATGTCGATGGCCCGCTCGACGTGCCGCGGGTCACGCGCCAGCTCGCGGCCGAAGGTGTCGGCCGCATCTGCCTCGTGACCGACCAGCCCGAGCTCTATGAGGGCGATTCCTCGCTGGCGCCGGGCACCGAGATCTCGCACCGCGACCAGCTCGACGCCGTGCAGCGCTCGCTGCGCGAGACGCCGGGCGTGACCGCGCTGGTCTATGCGCAGACCTGCGCCGCCGAGAAGCGGCGCCGGCGCAAGCGCGGCCTGATGGAAGATCCCGCCAAGCGGGTCCTCATCAACGAGCGCGTCTGCGAGGGCTGCGGCGATTGCAGCAAGCAGTCGAACTGCCTCTCGGTCGTGCCGGTCGAGACCGAGTTCGGCCGCAAGCGCGCGATCGACCAGTCCTCCTGCAACAAGGACTTCTCCTGCGTGAAGGGCTTCTGCCCGAGCTTCGTCACCGTCAAGGGCGGGTCGCTCAGGAAGCGCCGCCCCGCGAAGCCGAACGGCGCGGCCGCCTTGCCGCCTTTGCCCGAGCCGCAGCGGCCGGGCACGGCCGAGCCCTACGGCATCCTCGTCACCGGCGTCGGCGGCACCGGCGTGGTCACGGTCGGCGCCCTGATCGGCATGGCCGCCCATATCGAAGGCAAGGGCTGCACCATCCTCGACATGACCGGCCTCGCGCAGAAGGGTGGCGCCGTCATCAGCCATCTGCGCATCGCCGACAATCCCGCCGACATCCATGCGGTCCGGGTCGCTGCCGGCGGCGCCCGGCTGCTGCTGGGCTGCGATCTCGTGGTCGCCGCCAGCTATGACGCGCTGACCAAGCTGCATAAGGGTGTGAGCCGCGCCGTCATCAATCTCGAAGAGAGCATCACCGGGGATTTCACGCGCCACCCCGACATGGGGTTCCCGATCGCCGACCTGAAGCGCGCGGTCGTCGATGCGGTCGGGCGTGACGATGTCGATTTCGTCGACGCCTCGCGCCTGGCGACGGCGATCATGGGCGATTCGATCGCGAGCAATCTCTTCATGCTGGGCTTCGCCTATCAGAAGGGCCTGATCCCGGTCTCGGGCGAGGCGCTGGAACAGGCGATCGAGC
The nucleotide sequence above comes from Hypericibacter terrae. Encoded proteins:
- a CDS encoding BKACE family enzyme, giving the protein MAQPAIITVAITGSQPTKAQNPAVPVTPAEQIESTHEAFEAGAALVHIHVRDDEGRSSSDADRFARVQEGIRRHCPGMIVQFSTGGRGRDPSERGSSLKHRPDMASLATGSVNFATIIYENPPQLIDGLAQTMLAHEIKPEIEIFDLAMLYNARELVDRGLLKPPVHVQFVMGIPGALPAREKVLDFLIGELAEFLPGATWTAAATGRHQLEANRWALAKGGHLRTGLEDNIYYAKGRLAASNAELVARAAALCAEMGRPPANPAEARNLLGLRPAS
- a CDS encoding indolepyruvate ferredoxin oxidoreductase family protein gives rise to the protein MRLATVSLDDKYTAESGRIFLTGTQALVRLPMMQRRRDEAAGLNTAAFVTGYRGSPLGGLDMAMGQAHKFLERHHIRFQAGVNEDLAATAVWGTQQLDLFGDSNYDGVFALWYGKGPGVDRSGDALRHANLAGTARHGGVLALAGDDHTCKSSTTAHQTEFAFMDAQIPVLNPAGVQEFLDLGLHGIALSRYSGCWVALKCVADTVESSASVSVDPHRVQIVAPTDFDMPAGGLNIRLPSSPFASVQALEQEMRLHKFKLKAVLAYARANQLDRAVIDGPKRRLGIVTTGKSYLDLRQALDDLGIDEAHAEEVGLSVYKVGLVWPLEPENLKRFAEGLEEILVVEEKRPLLEDQIKTILYDAPAGRRPRVIGKYDESGEWILPSADELSPAMIARVIAKRIKRFYDSPRIEERLGFLEAKEKALEGYKPAIKRVAYFCSGCPHNTSTRVPDGSRALAGIGCHYMAQWMDRNTDTFTQMGGEGATWIGQAPFSKTPHVFQNLGDGTYFHSGSLAIRAAVGAGVNITYKLLYNDAVAMTGGQHVDGPLDVPRVTRQLAAEGVGRICLVTDQPELYEGDSSLAPGTEISHRDQLDAVQRSLRETPGVTALVYAQTCAAEKRRRRKRGLMEDPAKRVLINERVCEGCGDCSKQSNCLSVVPVETEFGRKRAIDQSSCNKDFSCVKGFCPSFVTVKGGSLRKRRPAKPNGAAALPPLPEPQRPGTAEPYGILVTGVGGTGVVTVGALIGMAAHIEGKGCTILDMTGLAQKGGAVISHLRIADNPADIHAVRVAAGGARLLLGCDLVVAASYDALTKLHKGVSRAVINLEESITGDFTRHPDMGFPIADLKRAVVDAVGRDDVDFVDASRLATAIMGDSIASNLFMLGFAYQKGLIPVSGEALEQAIELNGAAVEQNRQAFRWGRRAAHDPASVETAAEAADPASAPRPIATTLEEIVNLRARDLTAYQNDALARRYRDLVALVEVAEAERTPGRRGLAEAVARNYYKLLAYKDEYEVARLLSDPAFRQSLASQFEGNWKVSLNLAPPIIARRDPETGHLLKREFGPWLLKVFGILPHFRFLRGTALDPFGRTAERKRERALIVEYEALVKEILARLDHENHRVAVALADLPDQIRGYGHVKDASIEKTKVREAELLATFRSAPVQAAAAE
- a CDS encoding AMP-dependent synthetase/ligase, which gives rise to MTESRLVTAPGDYDRWNSLPQMFFEQARRTPDVPFLWQKVGGAWVPTRYGQAASQVRRLARGLAAFGLKPGERVVLLSESRPEWAIADLAIMTARGITVPAYVTNTITDHHHVLTHSGAAAVIVSTKALSTRLLPAAIMAPELRWIVAIEDLGLAQRPAKPVFAWSQVLTTGDAAPDQVDERLAATKRTDTACFIYTSGTGGTPKGVMLSHGAIIANCRGAFGVLSELNLSHELFLSFLPLSHAYEHTAGLYFPISIGAEIYYAESIDKLTENIGEIRPTIMTAVPRLYEAMHRRIQRGLVHAAPSKRRWFDRALALGRRKALNLAPLSPVERLLDLACDILVRRKVRARFGGRLKAFVSGGAALNPDIGAFFLALGLRILQGYGQTEAAPVISVNRLGRVRIDTVGPAIDGVEIRLAEDGEILVRGEVVMQGYWRDEEATAKAIHEGWLYTGDIGTLDKDGYLRITDRKKDLIKLSGGDNISPARVEGFLVAQPEIGQAMVWGEHRPHLVALLVPETEFLAQWSERHRKPGELAQLHEDPEVARSLGEAVARVNASLSAVERIRRYTVAPEGFTIENGMLTPSLKIKRHKIRERFGPLIDALYER
- a CDS encoding NAD-dependent epimerase/dehydratase family protein translates to MTVLVTGAAGFIGFHLVNALLDRGERVVGVDNFIHFYDPALKQARVQALLKRDDFSFHDLDVGDPKALAALFEGYASIDRVLHMAGQPGVRRSITHPWEFIRSNIDGQLAMVEAVRQLPDFKHLVFASSSSVYGDSKEVPFSLDNRADRPRSLYAASKRAAEHIAATYSHLYGIPTTGLRFFTVYGPWGRPDMAALLFIDAVMRGNKLWLFNGGNLKRDFTYIDDIVAGVLAALDRPPAKDREGLPYAIYNLGNHRTVDVRDFVKVVEAACGKPAKVEDAPMQPGDVHVTYADISASTRDLGFMPRTPIEEGIPRTVEWYKRYYGVD
- a CDS encoding DUF411 domain-containing protein, which encodes MLKLSVAILAAGLSYDSASVRADDALVLHKDPACGCCTGHADYLRAHGFAVTVVETPDLDSLRRQHGVPEALAGCHTILADGYVIEGHVPVEPIRRLLSERPDIVGIALAGMPMGSPGMGGEKTAPFVIYRIEREAGADAPKVFAIE